A single window of bacterium DNA harbors:
- the nadA gene encoding quinolinate synthase NadA, with protein MDLKEKIYQLKKLHNAVILAHNYQRGEVQDIADYVGDSLGLSRKASELDCKVIVFCGVKFMAETAKILSPKKTVLIPRMGATCPMADMISVEQLEKLKSEHPGAVVVSYVNTNADVKAITDVCCTSANAVKVVQNIKAKEIIFVPDKNLANYVRKFTDKKIISCMGHCYVHSKMTAEDVKSARESHKNAPIIVHPECENEVVELADEVLSTDGMLKFAKASKAKEIIIGTEEGIIHRLKKENPNKEFYTLGPARMCKNMKLTKLEDIYLALLAESDLNGKENQYRLELPDEIIRKASLSLTRMLEYV; from the coding sequence ATGGACTTAAAAGAAAAGATTTATCAACTTAAGAAACTGCACAACGCCGTAATTCTTGCGCATAATTACCAGAGAGGTGAGGTTCAGGATATTGCGGATTACGTGGGAGATTCGCTTGGATTGTCAAGAAAAGCTTCGGAATTGGATTGCAAAGTAATAGTATTTTGCGGGGTTAAGTTTATGGCGGAAACGGCAAAAATACTTTCCCCTAAAAAAACCGTCCTTATTCCAAGAATGGGCGCTACCTGTCCAATGGCGGATATGATTAGTGTTGAACAGTTGGAGAAACTTAAATCAGAACATCCGGGTGCAGTTGTCGTCTCGTATGTAAATACAAACGCAGACGTTAAAGCGATAACGGACGTATGTTGCACTTCGGCCAATGCGGTAAAAGTAGTGCAAAACATAAAAGCAAAAGAAATTATATTTGTCCCCGATAAAAACTTAGCCAACTATGTGAGGAAATTCACCGACAAAAAAATTATATCCTGTATGGGACATTGCTATGTCCATTCTAAAATGACTGCAGAAGATGTGAAATCGGCAAGGGAATCCCATAAAAACGCTCCGATAATTGTCCATCCTGAATGCGAAAATGAAGTAGTTGAACTTGCGGATGAAGTATTAAGCACGGATGGAATGTTAAAGTTTGCAAAGGCTTCAAAGGCAAAAGAAATAATAATCGGAACGGAAGAAGGCATAATTCATAGACTGAAAAAGGAAAACCCAAATAAGGAATTTTACACACTTGGGCCGGCAAGAATGTGTAAAAATATGAAACTTACTAAGCTGGAAGATATTTATCTTGCCTTATTGGCGGAGTCAGATTTAAACGGGAAAGAAAATCAATATAGATTAGAACTACCGGATGAAATAATAAGAAAAGCTTCCTTATCGCTTACGCGAATGCTTGAGTATGTATAA
- a CDS encoding T9SS type A sorting domain-containing protein yields MKHLVHPDQAGNATAVRLFVFISLIVGTQFILSSIVNATNVSGTISTNTLWDTTGSPYIVTGNVTVDTLVTLRIEPGVKVLFNTAKGITIKGNLYAIGTSTDSIIISALDTTNWAQRWRNLCFQSPSTCSLKYCRIEYADSSAIYNNGSDSIYIGYNTILNNSTTYGGGGIHNYGTAEITNNTISGNSDKNLNGRGGGICNYGTAEIINNTIANNHVFLGYGGGGIHNGNYDTAKITNNIISNNSGGGICNFGIAEITNNTISNNSGETGGGICSQSGTVEIISNTISNNSSNNTGGGIYNVAIAKIMNNNIISNNSSNTGGGIANYYTTEIISNAISKNSSGNSGGGIFNSGTSNAKIINNIIIDNHSNCGGGIYNNYGTAKIINNTISNNLGVGGSIYSYTYSTTTIRYNTITDTTAFAIFISEGSPFIRTNNIYATGYAVHNATTNNINARYNYWNTTDTATINNLRILDYYDYVNAGIVFYKPFLDTAFTDTIAPPPPINLTANKIDSTFEVSWTNPYDTSGISEYYYKLGSAPTSDFDTTHTFHYSPDTINVTSNKSLYVWLVDSSGNLNYLNSAVAVIGVEENEKTLDKVVLFSPSPNPSLNSMTIKYGLPEKANVSLRLYDISGRMVKTLYSEIQEKGYHTVNIRKGEFPKGVYFIKFAAGNYKETKKLILMK; encoded by the coding sequence ATGAAACATCTGGTACATCCCGATCAGGCGGGGAATGCTACGGCGGTGAGGTTATTTGTATTTATTAGTTTGATTGTAGGTACGCAGTTTATTTTATCCTCAATTGTAAATGCCACAAATGTAAGTGGAACAATCAGCACAAATACACTGTGGGACACGACAGGCAGTCCATATATTGTTACGGGAAATGTGACAGTAGATACTCTTGTAACCTTAAGAATTGAGCCGGGTGTTAAAGTATTATTTAATACTGCAAAAGGCATAACAATAAAAGGAAACCTGTATGCAATAGGAACATCTACGGACTCAATTATTATAAGCGCATTGGATACTACTAATTGGGCACAAAGATGGAGAAATTTATGTTTTCAATCACCATCTACCTGCAGTCTTAAGTATTGCAGGATTGAATATGCTGATAGTTCGGCAATATACAATAACGGATCGGATTCTATTTATATAGGATACAATACAATATTAAATAATTCTACTACTTATGGTGGTGGAGGCATTCATAATTATGGAACAGCTGAAATAACAAATAATACAATATCAGGCAATTCTGATAAGAATCTTAACGGTAGAGGTGGAGGCATTTGTAATTATGGAACAGCTGAAATAATAAACAATACAATAGCCAACAATCATGTTTTTCTTGGTTATGGTGGTGGTGGCATCCATAATGGTAATTATGACACAGCCAAAATAACAAATAATATAATATCTAACAACAGTGGTGGAGGCATTTGTAATTTTGGTATAGCTGAAATAACAAATAATACAATATCAAACAACTCTGGTGAGACGGGAGGGGGTATTTGCAGTCAGTCTGGCACAGTTGAAATAATAAGTAATACAATATCTAACAATTCTTCTAATAATACTGGCGGGGGTATCTATAATGTTGCTATAGCCAAAATAATGAATAATAATATAATATCTAACAACTCTTCCAATACCGGTGGTGGTATTGCTAACTATTACACAACTGAAATAATAAGTAATGCAATATCAAAAAACTCCTCTGGTAATTCCGGTGGTGGTATCTTTAATTCTGGTACATCTAACGCTAAGATAATAAATAATATAATAATAGATAACCATAGTAATTGTGGTGGTGGCATCTATAATAATTATGGTACAGCTAAAATAATAAACAATACAATATCAAATAACTTGGGTGTGGGTGGTAGTATCTATTCCTATACCTATAGTACAACAACAATTCGTTATAATACAATAACCGATACTACTGCTTTTGCTATCTTTATCTCTGAGGGAAGTCCTTTTATCCGAACAAACAATATCTATGCCACTGGTTATGCGGTGCATAATGCTACAACAAATAATATAAATGCGAGATATAACTATTGGAACACAACAGATACTGCTACAATTAATAATTTAAGAATTTTGGATTACTATGATTATGTTAATGCAGGGATAGTCTTTTATAAACCATTCCTTGATACTGCATTTACCGATACAATTGCCCCTCCTCCACCGATTAACCTGACTGCCAATAAGATTGATTCTACATTTGAAGTTAGTTGGACTAATCCGTATGATACAAGCGGCATTTCAGAATATTACTATAAATTAGGCTCTGCCCCAACTTCTGATTTTGATACCACACATACATTCCATTATTCACCCGATACAATTAATGTGACTTCAAATAAGTCTTTGTATGTCTGGTTAGTAGATAGTAGCGGCAACTTAAATTATCTTAATAGTGCGGTTGCGGTTATAGGTGTAGAAGAAAATGAAAAAACTCTTGATAAGGTTGTTTTATTTTCGCCATCCCCAAATCCTTCGCTAAATAGTATGACAATTAAATATGGCTTACCTGAAAAGGCTAATGTTAGTTTGAGACTTTATGATATATCCGGTAGAATGGTCAAAACCCTTTACTCCGAAATCCAAGAGAAAGGCTATCACACTGTTAATATAAGAAAAGGCGAATTTCCTAAGGGAGTCTATTTTATTAAATTTGCTGCTGGTAACTATAAAGAAACCAAGAAACTCATATTGATGAAGTAG
- the nifS gene encoding cysteine desulfurase NifS has protein sequence MIYLDYNATTPTDEKVVEAMLPYFSDNFGNPSSSYRLAHTSLKAKEEAREKVALLIGAKPNEIVFTSGGTEADNFAIKGVAFANHRHGGISDKSKGNHIITSTIEHHAVFNSCKWLEEQGFKISYIPVDKYGTIDLNKLKDSITDKTILISVMHANNEVGTIEPINEIAKLANKNGIYFHTDAVQTTAKVPINVHNMCIDLLSLSAHKFYGPKGVGALFIKKGTKMDEFMHGGHQEKGMRAGTENIPGIVGLGKACELAIQNQYAEEERIKTLRDKLENKILNGIDEVILNGHPTNRLAGTLNVCIKYVEGESMLLDLDSEGICASTGSACTSGSFDPSHVLVAMGVSPVTAQGALRFSIGRYTTEKDIDKVIEVLPRIVERLRKMSPLYKK, from the coding sequence ATGATATATCTGGATTACAATGCCACTACTCCTACGGATGAAAAAGTCGTTGAAGCTATGTTGCCGTATTTCTCCGATAACTTTGGAAATCCTTCCAGTTCATACAGGTTAGCGCATACAAGCTTAAAAGCAAAAGAAGAAGCCAGGGAAAAAGTCGCTTTACTTATCGGTGCAAAACCAAACGAAATTGTTTTCACATCCGGCGGAACAGAGGCAGATAATTTTGCCATCAAGGGAGTCGCTTTTGCAAACCACCGCCATGGCGGGATCTCCGATAAAAGCAAAGGCAACCATATTATTACTTCTACAATAGAACACCACGCAGTATTCAATTCCTGTAAGTGGTTGGAAGAACAGGGATTTAAAATAAGCTACATTCCGGTAGATAAATACGGAACCATAGACTTAAACAAATTAAAAGATTCCATAACCGATAAAACTATACTCATCTCCGTAATGCACGCAAACAACGAAGTCGGGACGATTGAACCCATTAATGAGATAGCAAAACTTGCAAATAAAAACGGAATTTATTTTCATACGGATGCTGTCCAGACAACGGCAAAAGTACCTATAAACGTTCATAATATGTGTATAGATTTGTTGTCTTTGTCTGCGCATAAGTTTTATGGACCTAAAGGCGTAGGCGCTTTGTTCATTAAAAAAGGAACAAAGATGGACGAATTTATGCACGGCGGACACCAGGAAAAAGGTATGCGGGCGGGCACCGAAAACATTCCGGGAATAGTCGGATTAGGAAAAGCCTGTGAACTAGCCATACAAAATCAATATGCGGAAGAAGAAAGAATCAAAACACTGAGAGACAAATTAGAAAACAAAATATTAAACGGAATAGACGAAGTAATTCTTAACGGGCATCCTACAAACAGGTTAGCCGGGACATTAAACGTATGCATAAAATACGTTGAAGGTGAGTCTATGTTGTTGGACCTTGATTCCGAAGGGATATGCGCTTCTACGGGTTCAGCCTGTACGTCGGGTTCTTTTGACCCGTCGCACGTACTTGTGGCAATGGGCGTGTCTCCGGTAACCGCGCAGGGAGCATTAAGATTTAGCATAGGCCGCTATACTACGGAAAAAGACATTGATAAGGTAATAGAAGTATTACCCAGAATCGTTGAAAGGTTACGGAAGATGTCCCCACTTTATAAAAAATAA
- a CDS encoding GxxExxY protein, with translation MNANGRRLNEVSEKIIGGAFNVHNTLGCGFLEKVYENALALELKKAGFKIAQQSPIKVYYEKEIVGDYIADILVEDEIIIEIKAVKFIDEIHEAQLINYLKATKLKLGLILNFCRPKLEIKRLVNEF, from the coding sequence ATGAACGCAAATGGACGCAGATTAAATGAAGTATCAGAGAAAATTATCGGAGGCGCTTTCAATGTTCATAATACTTTGGGATGTGGTTTTTTAGAAAAGGTTTATGAAAATGCGTTAGCGTTAGAACTCAAAAAAGCAGGATTTAAGATTGCACAACAATCGCCAATAAAAGTTTATTATGAAAAGGAAATTGTAGGAGATTATATCGCCGATATTTTAGTTGAAGATGAAATAATTATAGAGATAAAAGCAGTAAAGTTTATAGATGAAATTCATGAGGCACAGCTTATAAATTATCTTAAGGCGACCAAATTGAAATTGGGTCTAATATTGAACTTTTGTCGTCCTAAATTAGAAATAAAGAGGTTGGTCAATGAATTCTAA